Part of the Candidatus Margulisiibacteriota bacterium genome, ATAGGCAATGTAATTGTGGCAAAAGATAAAAAAGTCGAAAATCCTGTTTTGCTGAATTCAGTTCAAATGCTAATCGGAGGTATATTTTTACTCTTTATTTCCATTCCTTTTGAAGGATTACCAGAATTTATTTTTCCCTTACCGTTTTATTTGATTCTACTCTGGTTATCGTTCATCTCAGCCCTGGCTTTTTCCATATGGTTTTTTCTTTTAAAGAAAACAACTATCAGAGTTTCAGGCTTGAATATGTGGAAATTTATAATTCCTGTTTTTGGAGCTATGCTCAGTTGGATTTTAATCAGCTCGGAAAAACCGGATATATATCAAATGCTGGGTATGGTTTTTGTAGCTATTTCTATATTCCTGTTTTTTGTAAATAAAACAAAAAACGACAAAATTTTTAACTTTTAATTTCTACGCTGGCATTAGGATCAAAAGGGTTTGTTCTGATTGCCAGTGAAAACATATAAGGATAACTGCTCTTTAAGTGCTTCATATAAGCCAGCCATTCCATCATAAGTAACTTATAGGCACGTTTCACATCCGCAACAAGATGATTCTTATCCGCCTCGGTTATGGTTTCTATTTTTTGTCGATGTGATAACTCTTCAACCAGATGAAATACTGACCATAAAAGATCGGTAAAATTATCATGCTCCAACAGATTGCCATTTTCCAGTAAATGGAGTAAAAAATCCTTTTTTGTGCTTAAAAATTTATGCAAGTCTTCAAGTTCACAAGAGATACAATGGATTTGAAAATTATATGTATTTAATTCTTTCACTAAAGACTTGAATTCCTTTTCAGTCCAATCCTTTTCTTTGGAAAGTTTTTTACGAATATTTAATACTTCAGGGTCCATGTTGGCAAAGTATTCCAGTAAACTGGCCCCCACTTCACTGAAAAATATGCCGATAGCCATGTTCATTTTATTGAGAACAGACTTTTTTTCCCGTGTACTTATAATCTTTTCAATAATAAGTGAGACTATAAGAATCTGAATAGGGATAAATGCTATATCATACAAGAGATAGGAGAAAATATATTTTAGATCGTTAAAAATAAAATAATGCAAAACAAACAAGGAGAATGAAAGCAATAAGAGCGCCAAGACCAAAATGATTTGCCATGCTTTAGTTTTCATAGCAAATCATTTTAGCTTAACGAATAGATTTAATCTAGTTGCTCAATTTGAATTCTTTTATCTTGTTGTCAAAATTTTGCGCCAGCTTGTTTAATAAACTGGAAACACTGTCTATTTCCGAAATTACGTAGCTCATCTGGCCCACGGAAGCATTGACTTCTTCAGTAGAAGCATAATACTCTTCGGCTATCGTTGAGATTCCGTTTATCTTGTCATGAATTTCATTAAAGTTCTGGATCATTTCTGTAATTAGAGTATTTGTAGATTCAATCATCTGTAAAAAGTCTGTTGTAGTGGTAATGATTTCTTTATTCTTTTTTGCCATATTATTGGAATAATCGGAAATCTCTTTAGACTTCACTACACTGTCTTTTACAGAATCGATAATATAGATGATTGCCTTATTAGATTCATCTGCCTGTTTGGAGCCTGCAACCACTTTTTGTTCGGCTACATCCATAGATTTAACGGAATTAACGATTTCCTGTTTAATCTTGGAGAGGAGGTCATCGATTTCCTTTGTGGAATCAGCGGACCTTTCGGCAAGTTTACGGACTTCATCAGCAACCACAGCGAAGCCTTTGCCATGTTCTCCGGCCCTGGCTGCTTCTATCGCTGCGTTTAGTGCCAATAAATTTGTTTGGGAGGCGATATCATTGATCGCCTCAATAATCTCTCCGATTTTAGCGGAACTTTTTTCCAGTTCAGAGATATTACGGGAATTGTCCTGAACAACCTGTTTGATGTCTGATATAGCAGCTACTGTTTTTTGAATAATTCCCTTGCCGTTTTCGGCTTTTTCTGAAGCGGCATTGCTGTTTTCATAGATATCTTTGGCCATTTGCAGGATTTTGTTAAAGGAAGTATCAAAATCATTAAGGATACTTTCAGTTGTATTGATACTTACAAGTTGTTCTTTGGATTTATCCGACAGTTTGTTAACAGCACCAAGCATATCTCCGGTTTTGTCATAAATTTGTTTCAGGCTTACGGTCTGATCATTTGCTCCTTTAGACATTTGCTCCATGGCCACATCTATTTCCTTCATGCTGGATGCGCTTTCTTCGGAAATCTTTTTAAGTTTTCCGCTGGTAGTTGTCATTTCATCAGAAGACTGCCGCATGTCTTTTAAAATATTGGTAAAGGTGTTCTTTACGTTATTAAATGCTTTAGAAATGATTCCTACTTCATCATTGGTAATAACTTCAGCATCCACAACCTGAAAATTCTTATTGGACATTTCATCCATTTTTGTACTTATATAATTAAGAGGATTAACTGTTCTGGAAAGCATATAGGTTAAAAAAACGATCAAACCACCTACAAGAATGGCCACCAATATTATAACAAAAACTACATTCCTGGCGAGATTGATATTCAGTTCTTTTTTCTTGGCGGCAATCATTTTATCGATATAATCCAGATAAATTCCCGTACCCAGTATGTACCCCCATTCTTTTTGCAGTTTTACATAAGTGAGTTTGGGCTGCGGTTTGTCAAAACCGGGCTTGGGCCACATATAACGAACTACACCTTCACCTTTTTCCTTACATATTTTTACCATTTCTTTAAACAAAAAGAAACCGTTTGGGTCTTTGTCGTTACTCACATCTTGACCGTTCATTTCCGGTTTTATGGGATGTAAAACCATTTTTGGGGTCATATCTATAATAAAGAAATAGTCATTATTGCCATAACGAACGGAATTAAAAAAATCAAGAGCTCGTTTGCGCCTGCTGGCATCAACAAAATCCAGATAGATGCCTGTACCGATAACCCAATTATAGGGCTCAAACAATTTAACATAACTGATTTTAGGTACAGGCTTGTCAAAACCGGGCTTGGGCCACATATAACGGACAAAACCTGCTCCTTTGTCTCTACATACTGTAACCATATCATTGAAAAGGAATACGCCGTTAGGATCTTTATATGTACTTAAATCCTGACCGTCCATTTCCGGTTTTATGGGGTGCATTATCATTTTAGGGGCCATATCATTAACCCAGATGTAATCATTATTGTCGTAACGTATACTGGCAACATAATCCAATAAAATTTTCTGAATTTTAGCGTCGGGAACCCTTTTTTCTTTATTGGTTTTATAGAGGTGCTCCATGGCAGTAACCGTATTTTCCACAATATACTTAATTTTTTCACCGTAACGTGATTCTATCTCCTTATTATCTACCGCACCTCTGTAAAAATCGTTCATTGAGTTTATACCTGTTTCTACAATACTTTTTAATTTATCTATTTCTGTTTCTTCCAGCTGTTTTTCAAAAGACTTTAATTGAGCATTGTTTATGCTTTTCATATTCTGCACGAAGAAAAATGTTAATATTATTGCAAAAACAATGAGCGGGCCTATTGTATACATAAGCAATTTTGTTAATAATCTACCGTTTAATTGATTGTCATTCATTTGCTAAATTTACCCCCTTAAAAAAAATACTATAACTGCATTTTTATCCCCATTAACAGTTATAATCTATTAATGTAACAAAGTTGTAGGAAGTATGTAAAGTGTTCCGCAAATAATAATTGTTTAATTTTTTTTGATATATAAAGGTGCATTAATACGCAAACTATTTAAAACAACAGTTATGGAACTTAAGCTCATGGCCAAACTGGCAAATGCCGGCGGCAAAATACCTAATACGGCCAAAGGTATTCCTATTAAGTTGTAACTGAATGCCCATACAAAATTTTGGATGATAATTTTATAGGATTTTTGTGCCAGAGCAAAAAGATTTACTAATGGTAAGAGCTTATTTCCTATAATTATAATATCACCGGTTTCAACTGCAATATCACTTCCCGCACCTATTGCAACTCCCAAATAGGCCGAAGTTAAAGCCGGCGTGTCATTAATACCGTCACCTACGAATAATGTTTTTTTATTGTTTGTTTCCAATTTTTTGAGGATTTCAGCTTTACCTGCCGGCAACTGTTCGGCATAAAAAGTTTTAATTCCGACAAGACCGGCTGTATAAGCTACGGAATTATAATTATCGCCACTGATCATTTGCACATCCAAACCGTTTTTACACAGCATTTTTACTGTTTCCAGAGCGTCATCTTTAATTTTATCAGACAAACCGTATAGTCCGATAATAATATTGCTTCTAGCCAGATACAGAACTGTTTTTCCCTGTCCTTCTAACAATTTTGTCTGTTTGGCTATTTCTTCAGGTACCATGATACCTTTGTCCTTCAACAACCGGATATTCCCAAGCAAGATATCTTTCTCTTCATGTTTTGCGCTTAAACCTTTCCCGCCAATTTCTATAAATTCATTCAAGGATAAGGTTTTTCCGGTTTTTTTCAGATAATAATCTGACACTGCTTTTGCTAACGGATGAGAGGAGCCTGAGGAAATACTTTGTGCATATTGTGTTAATTCCTGTTCCTTAATACTGTAGATGAAAGCATCTGTTACATGCGGCTTGCCGGCTGTAAGAGTTCCTGTTTTATCAAATACTACAGTATCGACAGCTACAAGTTTTTCAAAAGCCTGGCCATTCTTTATAATAATTCCCGCCGAAGCTGCTTTCCCCGATGCAACCAGCAGCGCAATAGGGGTTGCCAGACCGAATGCACAAGGACAGGCTATAACCAGAACAGCAATCGCGGGCATTAAAGACCTGCCGAGCTGACCATGAGTCATAATTAGCCAGAGAAGAAAAGTTAACAGGGAAAAAGTAATAATTGCCGGCACAAAAAAACTAGCTATAAGATCAGCTAATTTTTGTACGGGTGCTTTGCTGTTTTGCGCTTCTTCAACCAACCGGATTATTTGAGCAATAACAGTCTCACTTTTAGATTTATCCATTTTGATTTGCAGGATACCGTCAAGAACAACAGTAGAAGAAAAGACTGCTTCCTGAACCTTCTTGAAGACAGGAAGACTCTCTCCGGTTAAAAGAGATTCGTCAATATTGGCCTGACCTTCAATAATCAAACCATCTACGGGAATTTTTTCGCCGCTTCTGACTATTATAATATCGCCTATTTGTAATTCATCACTATTTACCAAAAGTTCCTGCCCATTTTTTAAAATATGGGCTTGTTTTACCTGTTTGGCATAAAGCATTTGTACTGCCCTGGAAGCCCGGCCTTTACTTAGTGTTTCCAAATATTTTCCTATTAATACAAACGTAACTATAAAATCAGCGCTTTCCAGAAATGAATGAAACTGTTTACGCAGGATAAAAGAAATAATTCCTGAAAAAAGAGCGGTAAGGGACCCAAGTGTTATTAAACTGTCCATATTAAAGCGCAACTGCATAATTTTTTTATACGAACTGTAGTGGAAAGGACTGCCGGCAATCAAAACTATTATCAGACTACAAATTATAAGTAAATAATCGTAATACCTATGAAAAGAAGTGCTTAATTTATCTATATTCACAAACATAGTCGCAAAAACAGGAATAATAAAAAGTACTGCGACAATAAGCCAGAGCTTGAACTGCGACTTCTCCGGGTGTTGCGGATTATCAGTCAAAACACTGTAACCCAGAGCTTTAATAATTTTTTCAATTTCACTGAATTTAATGCGTGTTTCGTCATAATTCACTTTAGCCTGCGCGGTAGCAAGATTTACATTAATATTTTTTATTCCCTGTTTCTGAACTAAAGTTTTCTCGACCATGGCCGAACAACTAGCGCAATGCATTCCACCTATCCTGAATATTTTTGTTTGCATAAAAAACTCCTTCTTATTTTTGGCATCGATCGCAGAAAAATGTTGATCTGCCGCCCTGTTTAATTTTTTTTATCTTACCAGCACATACCAGACATTTTTTATTTTCCCGGTCATAAACTTTTAACATCTTTTGAAAACTTCCTTTTTTATCAGCTGAATCGCGATAATCGGAAAAAGTTGTTCCCCGGGCTTCTACTGCCTCTGTTAATACCTTGACAATCTCCCGGAAAATTTTTTTTGTTTCAGTAATTCTCAGGGATTTTATTGTCCTAAGAGGACTGATCCCGCTGCGGAACATTATTTCGGAAGCATAAATATTTCCTATACCGGATAGAATTTTCTGATCCATCAAAAAATTTTTTATATTTTTCTGTCCGTATTTTTTCATCAATGAATTAAGGACTGTTAAAGAAAAAGCTGCAGACAAGGGATCTACTCCCAAATTAGTTATATATGAAATTTTTTTATATTCTGCACCTTGCTTCAAGTATATAACAGCGAACTTTCGAATATCTGAAAGTATCATTTCTCCGGCTTTACGCATATTGAAAATAATTTTTTTATGTGTAATTGTGTTGCATGTTTTACCGCAAAGAGTAATTTTTCCAGTCATTCTTAAATGAATTAGCAGATGGTATGAATCAGACAAAGCTATATCTATCATTTTACCCAGACGACGCACATCAATGACTGTTTTATCCCTCAATATTCCGGAAAAATCATCAGCTTTTATTTCCCTGAGATTAAAACTATCCAGAACATCCACACTTTTAATGCTGTCATTTTTTACTGCCAGGGCCAGGTCTCGACAAATTGTTTCAACTTCGGGTAATTCAGGCATAAACTATATTCTATTACAAATCAGACGTAAATTCATCATTATATAAATTTGACAAGTAAATCCGAAATATTATATGATACTTCTCATACTTTAATAATAGGAAATAAAATGAAATTTTCAACTCGTACCAGGTACGGTTTACGTATGATGGTCTTTTTGGGTGTTAATTATGGAAAAGGATTCACCCAGCTTAAAGAAATCGCTAATAGCGAGAGAATATCTATTAAATATCTGGAACATA contains:
- a CDS encoding methyl-accepting chemotaxis protein, with the translated sequence MNDNQLNGRLLTKLLMYTIGPLIVFAIILTFFFVQNMKSINNAQLKSFEKQLEETEIDKLKSIVETGINSMNDFYRGAVDNKEIESRYGEKIKYIVENTVTAMEHLYKTNKEKRVPDAKIQKILLDYVASIRYDNNDYIWVNDMAPKMIMHPIKPEMDGQDLSTYKDPNGVFLFNDMVTVCRDKGAGFVRYMWPKPGFDKPVPKISYVKLFEPYNWVIGTGIYLDFVDASRRKRALDFFNSVRYGNNDYFFIIDMTPKMVLHPIKPEMNGQDVSNDKDPNGFFLFKEMVKICKEKGEGVVRYMWPKPGFDKPQPKLTYVKLQKEWGYILGTGIYLDYIDKMIAAKKKELNINLARNVVFVIILVAILVGGLIVFLTYMLSRTVNPLNYISTKMDEMSNKNFQVVDAEVITNDEVGIISKAFNNVKNTFTNILKDMRQSSDEMTTTSGKLKKISEESASSMKEIDVAMEQMSKGANDQTVSLKQIYDKTGDMLGAVNKLSDKSKEQLVSINTTESILNDFDTSFNKILQMAKDIYENSNAASEKAENGKGIIQKTVAAISDIKQVVQDNSRNISELEKSSAKIGEIIEAINDIASQTNLLALNAAIEAARAGEHGKGFAVVADEVRKLAERSADSTKEIDDLLSKIKQEIVNSVKSMDVAEQKVVAGSKQADESNKAIIYIIDSVKDSVVKSKEISDYSNNMAKKNKEIITTTTDFLQMIESTNTLITEMIQNFNEIHDKINGISTIAEEYYASTEEVNASVGQMSYVISEIDSVSSLLNKLAQNFDNKIKEFKLSN
- a CDS encoding cation-translocating P-type ATPase; translation: MQTKIFRIGGMHCASCSAMVEKTLVQKQGIKNINVNLATAQAKVNYDETRIKFSEIEKIIKALGYSVLTDNPQHPEKSQFKLWLIVAVLFIIPVFATMFVNIDKLSTSFHRYYDYLLIICSLIIVLIAGSPFHYSSYKKIMQLRFNMDSLITLGSLTALFSGIISFILRKQFHSFLESADFIVTFVLIGKYLETLSKGRASRAVQMLYAKQVKQAHILKNGQELLVNSDELQIGDIIIVRSGEKIPVDGLIIEGQANIDESLLTGESLPVFKKVQEAVFSSTVVLDGILQIKMDKSKSETVIAQIIRLVEEAQNSKAPVQKLADLIASFFVPAIITFSLLTFLLWLIMTHGQLGRSLMPAIAVLVIACPCAFGLATPIALLVASGKAASAGIIIKNGQAFEKLVAVDTVVFDKTGTLTAGKPHVTDAFIYSIKEQELTQYAQSISSGSSHPLAKAVSDYYLKKTGKTLSLNEFIEIGGKGLSAKHEEKDILLGNIRLLKDKGIMVPEEIAKQTKLLEGQGKTVLYLARSNIIIGLYGLSDKIKDDALETVKMLCKNGLDVQMISGDNYNSVAYTAGLVGIKTFYAEQLPAGKAEILKKLETNNKKTLFVGDGINDTPALTSAYLGVAIGAGSDIAVETGDIIIIGNKLLPLVNLFALAQKSYKIIIQNFVWAFSYNLIGIPLAVLGILPPAFASLAMSLSSITVVLNSLRINAPLYIKKN
- the mutM gene encoding bifunctional DNA-formamidopyrimidine glycosylase/DNA-(apurinic or apyrimidinic site) lyase, which translates into the protein MPELPEVETICRDLALAVKNDSIKSVDVLDSFNLREIKADDFSGILRDKTVIDVRRLGKMIDIALSDSYHLLIHLRMTGKITLCGKTCNTITHKKIIFNMRKAGEMILSDIRKFAVIYLKQGAEYKKISYITNLGVDPLSAAFSLTVLNSLMKKYGQKNIKNFLMDQKILSGIGNIYASEIMFRSGISPLRTIKSLRITETKKIFREIVKVLTEAVEARGTTFSDYRDSADKKGSFQKMLKVYDRENKKCLVCAGKIKKIKQGGRSTFFCDRCQK